cacactgacagttttgggcggtttgtgggcgttaaagtgggcgtggcaacacgaatcgacaaacttgcgctgcttctatgtctctggagtctgcatgctgaatatGAACTTTCtagttcatacggacggacagacggacatggccagatcgactcggctattgatcctgctgtataatatatatactttatatggtcggaaacgctgccttctgcctgttacatacttttcaacgaatctagtatacccttttactctacgagtaacgggtataaaaatttaGGTTATTCGTAATGTTGTAATCCAACTTTTCTTACTTATATAAtttactatatactatattcgaaaaaaaatgtgtttacaACCAAAACGATCTTTAAGGTGATTTTTACCCCCACAAACATAAGGTAATATATTGACAGTCTCAAGGAACGTGGTCAATTCTATTTTGTAAGTTATATTTTAAGGGCTAACACATTATCTATTGCACTTTTTCTAGTTAGCAAAGcacaaaaaactgaaaccgTTAAACTTTTTTCCGTTTCTCGTCATGGGcccacatgtacatatgtgaaaAATTTGAATCTAATTGAACACATCCTCATTACAAAAGCAGACGAAGTCAGATCTGAACGAGCAATTCAGGGTTGCTCTCCCCCGTTTAACCTCATTGGtgctgatttgatttgattatggcaaacatttttcacactTCTATGCATTATTGAAATTCCAAAACCCGGCAATTGGTTGGCCTTTTTAAATCTTAGATATAACCATTAATTAGCGAGTAATTTTTATAAAGCGTCTATGAATATAACATTTAGCCTTAATCGCATATAGTCGTCCGGTGTTTATCGAATAAAAACactaacaagagagaacgctatagtcgaatgcatcgactatctgatacccgttactcagctggtggaagtgcgcaggagggtcttcagcactgacagtttttggcggttcgtgggcgttagattgggcgtggtAATAAGTtgtttgacaaatcgatagaaatttacaagactaatacaaaaatgaaaatatatcaaaacatttttcaaaagtgtgggcgtggcagttttaggcggtttgtgggcgttagagtgggcgtggcaacacgaatcgacaaacttgcgttgcttctatgtctctggagtctgcatgctgaatctcaactttctagcttttatagttcctgaggtctcggcgttcatacggacggacatggccagatcgactcggctattgatcctgatcaagaatatacatatatactttatatggtcggaaacgcttccttctgcctgtatatacatacttttcaacgaatctagtatacccttttactctactagtaacgggtataataatgtattcttttaaaattggTTAATACCGAATAAGAatactttttgaaaaataaccAAGACggtaaatttatttttccataCTTATCCGAATCATCCGATTACATACTACTTGCAATAGAAATGTCTTTTGATCATGCTAATAACTTTAAAACTTCGCTGTTAATactgatcaggaatatatataaattctaGGGGCGCAAATGTCTGATTGAAATCAATATACCCTCTACAAGagaatcaaaacaattaaCGAAAGAACTCAGTACTTATGcgtgtacgtatgtatgtacaattTAGAATAAAACTCTGTTTATTGGAAGTTACACTGTAAGCCTATAATGAAACTcgcgtatatgtatatagtaaaTAGTAAAATGTCTGACTGTTCTGGTGCTTGCTTACAAGTGGGCGTCAACGTTAATGTTGCAAACAGTTGATTCTACGGCAGAGACACTACCGAAATGAGATTTAAAATACGCCATTTACACTTGCCGCAAAAATACGTCGCTTCGATgtgaaaaacagaaataatgcattaaaatcaaacaaGGTGGTAGCACCAACACAACAGAAGCAGAACACCAATACAACTGCTCCCGAAGGGCGTCGAACGTCGTGCTGCAGTTGTTTgtgctttaaaaatatatctacATTTGTTTTCGTCCTCAGTGATGGGATTTTACAATTATTGCAATGCAACTTGGCAACTGAAACAACGAGATTCTTTTATTCACACACACGCTCTTGTTGATGTAGTCGCTGGTTTTTTCACATCCACTTTTCGCAAAACAGTGAAAAGGGAGGGTGCAACTGATGAATATCCCCCGCACAGCGATACAGATGCGTTTTCAGCTCTGTAACTCGCATTTTACGAATTTCGTTCGTTTAAAATAATGCGACTGGAAAATTGTATGCCTCACTGCTTTGGCAAcacttttttttacatttttctggtgaaaagcacacacaaacgcacaccaGCACACTAATCACGCACTCGAACGACGCTGCTTACCAAACGCAGCAACAATAATATCGACTGCAATTCTCAGCGTCTGCTTTCTTGCTATCTTAACTTTCCTCCACTGCTGAAAAAAGTAATTTTGCACTTGTTTAATTAGCAACAGAATACCGATGATGCGCCACCCACGACCGAGCCAGTGTGACCACAGTGTACAGTAAGACCGCGCGgtaactattttaaaataccaAGCGAGTATTTATAAGAATATCCCACACCTACTAAAAAATTACTTAATAATTTTCTCTTAATCCTGTTACTACTTTAGCTCTTTTATTAAAGATATGCTACGCTAAAAAAAATTCCGTCAATGGGTTCCGCGGATGGTATTCTAAGCCaagttgcaaaacaaaaactaaatgtTAAATCAAaaagttcaattaaatatCTCCACAATTCAGTAATctctttaaaattttgaacgaaaatgttttgtttttatacttttttctGAACCCTTTCGACACTACTTTTTTCCTCATACcttgtattttgtatacaaCTTCTGACCTGTTTGATTTAAACACGCTATATTCGcctttaaaaaaatggaaaaataataatattaacgGTACTTATTCCTTAAAATAGAAACCTAAGTCGCCTATAGGTTGCCTTGTTCAGTTTGTattgctcttttttttgtttgtttaataagTCACGGAGAAAAACTGGACACAGtaagaacaaacaaaaaaaagggttttgtATGAACACTTAAAACCCCAAACACTATTTCGGGGAAGCATAGAAAtcgttttgtatatatttttatacccgttactcgtagagtaaaagggtatactagattcgttgaaaagtatgtaacaggcagaaggaagcgtttccgaccatataaagtatatatattcatgatcaggatcaacagcggagtcgatctggccatgtccgtctgtccgtccgtctgtctgtccgtatgaacgtcgagatctcaggaactacagaagctagaaagttgagattaaacatacggactccagagacatagacgcagcgcaagtttgttgattcatgttgccacgcccactctaacgcccacaaaccgcataaaactgccacgcccacacttttgaaaaatgtttcgatattttttcatttttgtattagacttgtaaatttctatcgatttgccaaaaaactctaacgccctcaaaccgaaaaaaactgtcagtgttgaagactcgccttcgcacttccactagctgagtaacgggtatcagatagtcggggaactcgactatagcgttctctcttgtttttattggcTATGTTATTAGACTTATCCCCCAGATAGATTTTAGTTTCAACTTTATCAATTAAGTTCCGACGCTGATTTGGCAGACAGCCGATAACATATACACACCTGACATAATAACAGGTGTGTAGGTATAAATCGTACTTAGATATGATAAATGGAatcctttaaaatttcagaGAGATCCAAAACAAAGGGGATGACCTGCCCTTGATAATTTCGAAATATGTCCTAATAAATAGgcgaaatacatatataattatgTCCTAGGTTCTAGGAGACAAAAGTGTTATAATAAACCAATGCTAGTCAGCACATATGTTGTACAAGTATTATTCGTTCaaagaattaatttttgcttaaCAAGGTTTTCCGAACAGTTGAGGTGTACGAAGAGCACGGCAGCCGCAAGACGTGCTTGCAACTCCTGTTGGCTTAGATCATGTGCCCACTCCACGCGACCCCAGAAGTTAAGCTGGTATTCTTCCTCCAGTCGTGCTAGGGCCACAGCCTTTTCCACGGTCAGCATCTGCTCGATGACGGCGCAGGCGAGGACAATCGACTTCAAGGTGTCCACAGCGAAAGTAAAGCCTGAAGGGAGAGATTTTCAATAGACGCTGAACTGCAATTATGGACGGCGTTACCATGCAGTGTTTCCAAACTGTAGGAATTAAAATGCTTTGCGACATTTATTTTATCCTGTTCGCTGACCTGAGGCGGCGTTATGTTCATGGTTTTCTGTAGGTTTGTGTCATAGCGCTGGTTGAACCAGGCGATCACCGGGTCCCATTCGTTGACCTGAAGGTCCTGCAGGTCCTTTTCGTCCTGCAAATGATACATATCTGTGGATTAATTCCGTGCGTGAATTAATTCAGTGTTAGAGTGGAGTAATACAGAATTAATTCACGCACATCGTACTGGAAGAGCACCGTGTCAGTGGCGATGAAGTTGAGCAGGTAGTTGATCATATCCAGCTTGGAGAGGTGATTGGGATTGTCAATGGCCGTGAAGCAGAGCGCGGATATATGCATGCGGGAACGCTCGATGTTTTGCTTCTGGGCGTCGAACTCAGTGGCCACAGCTATGGCCAGGGGTTCGCTGCGAACAACGAAGGGTGCGCCCTTGGGCGTCTTCAGCTTTCGATGATCCAACACCACTTCATAGCCGCTGTCGCCGCTCAGTACAGAAGTCTTCTTGTAGAACCGCTTGGGTGGAGAGACTGATGGAGAAAAAACGCCCGTCGATCACCGGCATGTTATGAAATGGCTCGGAGTGCTACGCACGTTTTATATTTCGGCTACCGCGTCTTACCGTAGTGCCGCACTGTATAACTGCCAGCGGCTACTTTCGACTGGCTGAAGTTGGTTAACCGGAGGGATCGGATTACACTAACCACTTGCTTTCCGTTCATTTTGAAAGTTTGCCGGACCCTTTTTTCAGTTGTTAAGCAGCAGAGTTCTGTTTTCAGTGTGGCTGTAGTACTTTTTCCTTAAATCTCAACCAAATCAGTCGAAAGTACTGttcttttaatttacttaCTTTACTGTCCTTATAAGGACAACTGGGGTATTCCCTATGAGATGTTGATAGCCTTTAACGGCTTCTAATTGATTGGGCCATTTACACTTGCCGAATTCCATGCGTCTCTTTTGGCGATTATTGCAGATATTACAGGCTACACTTCAATTATGCATATGTACTTATGCcgtatttttaaaacactcGAGGGCATTGTCAcattatttattcttattaATTGTTGACTATTCGAAATATGCAATAACTAcggaatatacatacatacttactaacaaatatatattcccTATTTTCAACGAGTAACGGCCATAACAAGTGTTTCAACACTGAATCCACCGTTGTTCACCCTATTCATCGAATAATAGCAACAATTTTGTGATTAGTTTTGAAACTTCAGGAACGTATTCCAAAATAGTGGTCAGTTTTTAACCTTCTAATTTATACATCCTGTTTTTTAACAGATATATgttctaaatatttatttaacataataatttgcaaatagaagattaattattattaatattgaataAATTTTAGTAAATCTGCATTTAGATGTTTGATAGAAGTGCGTCGGCCATTCTTCAGTAAAACTTAAAAAagcttacatatgtatatcggttaaaaaaattaacatcATCATATCTTCATccaaaaagttataaaaaaaacgTTAAGTTATTCTTATGTCGCAGCTTATTTCGAGCAGTATgtttatattcaataaatGGTCTATTTAGTCCTAAAATTTGGtcattttgtttgtattagcactttaaatacaaatacatgcatatatatatatatatatatacgtacatatatatactatgAGTTTCCGAACTTGTCCTTAATCGGGGACGAAATGGACATGAAGATAGTCCTGATACAGTGTCTGGTATTACATGATTACCATTTTAATGGTCGAGTATTACGAAAGAAGCGTTTcataagcaaaatatttttgttaatgaacttacatatgtatgtacatagtatgtacatacatatgttcaacatttttggtttttatggaTGGTGGCTACCAAATTCGGAGCGTCAATACAAGCCCTTGAATCCTTTGGTCAAGAATGACGAGGGTCACGTTATGGTTGGTCCTGTATGGCACCTTCTGCCGTGGGCAGCTTCGTTTTTATCGATGGCATACAGGAtgccaaaatatttctttacattttaaagaaaaacttgaACATACACGACCGTTTTCGGTATTAGCAAGATAGCAATCCTAACCACTAATCTGCAATTGTGAAGACTTAGCTCTTCTGGAACTGTCACGTAGTCATTACGCCAGCACAGTCAAAAATGTATGCGAAAAATTGAGCAGCCTTAAGAAAGagaaatatttccaaaaaaagacATAAAACGGGTTATCTTGAATAATGGTGATACATTTGAAATACATTGAAAACCACTAGTAGGGTGCCCTGAACCAGttaatagaaatagaaaatagatGATATAGAAAATATTAGCTTTGAAATTAGTACTACAATTTAAAAGGCATAACAAAGGCtgcatattta
This sequence is a window from Drosophila teissieri strain GT53w chromosome 2R, Prin_Dtei_1.1, whole genome shotgun sequence. Protein-coding genes within it:
- the LOC122614087 gene encoding ATP synthase mitochondrial F1 complex assembly factor 2 isoform X2 — its product is MNGKQVDEKDLQDLQVNEWDPVIAWFNQRYDTNLQKTMNITPPQVSEQDKINVAKHFNSYSLETLHGFTFAVDTLKSIVLACAVIEQMLTVEKAVALARLEEEYQLNFWGRVEWAHDLSQQELQARLAAAVLFVHLNCSENLVKQKLIL
- the LOC122614087 gene encoding ATP synthase mitochondrial F1 complex assembly factor 2 isoform X1 translates to MNGKQVVSVIRSLRLTNFSQSKVAAGSYTVRHYVSPPKRFYKKTSVLSGDSGYEVVLDHRKLKTPKGAPFVVRSEPLAIAVATEFDAQKQNIERSRMHISALCFTAIDNPNHLSKLDMINYLLNFIATDTVLFQYDDEKDLQDLQVNEWDPVIAWFNQRYDTNLQKTMNITPPQVSEQDKINVAKHFNSYSLETLHGFTFAVDTLKSIVLACAVIEQMLTVEKAVALARLEEEYQLNFWGRVEWAHDLSQQELQARLAAAVLFVHLNCSENLVKQKLIL